The Paracoccus sp. MC1862 genome includes a window with the following:
- a CDS encoding glutamate racemase translates to MAVGVFDSGLGGLTVHQAVASRMPDLPLVYLGDNAHTPYGVRTHDDIFDLTCKGVERLWQEGCDLVILACNTASAAALKRMQESWLPKDKRVLGVFVPLIEALTERHWGDNSPPREVAVKHVALFATPATVASRAFQRELAFRAIGVDVEAQPCGGVVDAIEDGDEMLAEALVRSHVEALKRRMPHPEAAILGCTHYPLMDKAFREALGPGVAVYSQAGLVAESLEDYLRRRPEFLGSGTQSRFLTTGDPARVTSKATQFLRQPIRFEAA, encoded by the coding sequence ATGGCAGTCGGCGTCTTCGATTCGGGTCTGGGCGGCCTGACCGTCCACCAGGCCGTCGCCAGTCGGATGCCGGACCTGCCGCTGGTCTATCTGGGCGACAACGCCCACACGCCTTACGGCGTCCGCACCCATGACGATATCTTCGATCTGACCTGCAAGGGGGTCGAGCGGCTATGGCAGGAAGGCTGCGACCTCGTGATCCTCGCCTGCAACACCGCCAGCGCGGCGGCGCTGAAGCGAATGCAGGAAAGCTGGCTGCCCAAGGACAAGCGCGTCCTCGGCGTCTTCGTCCCGCTGATCGAGGCGCTGACCGAGCGCCACTGGGGCGACAACAGCCCGCCGCGTGAGGTCGCAGTCAAGCACGTCGCCCTGTTCGCCACCCCCGCGACCGTCGCCAGCCGCGCCTTCCAGCGGGAACTGGCCTTCCGCGCCATTGGCGTCGATGTCGAGGCACAGCCCTGCGGCGGCGTCGTGGATGCCATCGAGGACGGCGACGAGATGCTGGCCGAGGCGCTGGTGCGGTCCCACGTCGAGGCGCTCAAGCGGCGGATGCCGCACCCCGAGGCCGCGATCCTCGGCTGCACCCATTATCCGCTGATGGACAAGGCCTTCCGCGAGGCGCTGGGACCGGGCGTCGCCGTCTATTCGCAGGCGGGGCTGGTCGCGGAAAGCCTTGAAGACTACCTGCGCCGCAGGCCCGAGTTCCTGGGTTCCGGCACGCAGTCCCGTTTCCTCACCACTGGCGATCCCGCGCGTGTGACATCAAAGGCCACGCAATTCCTGCGCCAACCGATCCGCTTTGAAGCGGCCTGA
- the ccmE gene encoding cytochrome c maturation protein CcmE, with protein MKSLKKKRRIQVLIVAAVALVMATVLIGYGFRDGINLYRSPSQLAEAPPPVGEVFRLGGLVEEGSIVRGEGETVTFAVTDGGEVVPVSFRGVLPDLFAENAGMIGTGQMVDGVFVAEEILAKHDENYMPREVADSLKEQGVYKEPTS; from the coding sequence ATGAAGTCTCTCAAGAAGAAGCGCCGCATCCAGGTTCTGATCGTGGCGGCTGTCGCGCTGGTCATGGCGACCGTGCTGATCGGCTACGGCTTCCGCGACGGCATCAACCTTTACCGCTCGCCCAGCCAGCTGGCCGAGGCGCCGCCGCCTGTGGGCGAGGTCTTCCGCCTGGGGGGGCTGGTCGAGGAAGGCTCGATCGTGCGGGGCGAGGGAGAGACTGTCACCTTTGCCGTCACCGACGGCGGAGAGGTCGTGCCGGTCAGCTTCCGCGGCGTCCTGCCGGACCTGTTCGCCGAGAACGCCGGCATGATCGGGACCGGGCAGATGGTCGACGGCGTCTTCGTCGCCGAAGAGATCCTCGCCAAGCACGACGAGAACTACATGCCCCGCGAAGTGGCCGATTCCCTGAAAGAGCAGGGCGTCTACAAGGAGCCGACCTCCTGA
- a CDS encoding holin-associated N-acetylmuramidase, which translates to MQTVEQIAAAIVAREGGFVDDPDDPGGATNHGVTIGTMRSLGLDLDGNGRVDKADVRKLDPAQAARIYVEHYFRRPRLDRLPQVVQASVFDMQVNAGANAVKILQRLVSRMGFPCADDGLVGPRTEAAVRAAAAVAPAHLADAYGIARRNYYYALADVRPASRKFARRKDGGKGGWITRAEEFIAPRHHLTDAQHRERTARWA; encoded by the coding sequence ATGCAGACAGTCGAACAGATAGCCGCCGCCATCGTGGCGCGCGAAGGGGGGTTCGTGGACGATCCCGATGACCCCGGCGGGGCCACGAACCACGGCGTCACCATCGGCACGATGCGGTCGCTGGGGCTGGACCTCGACGGCAACGGCCGGGTGGACAAGGCGGATGTGCGCAAGCTGGACCCCGCGCAGGCCGCTCGCATCTATGTCGAGCATTACTTCCGTCGCCCGCGTCTGGACCGCCTGCCGCAAGTGGTGCAGGCCAGCGTCTTCGACATGCAGGTGAATGCCGGGGCCAATGCGGTGAAGATCCTGCAGCGGCTGGTGTCGCGCATGGGCTTTCCCTGCGCCGACGACGGGCTTGTCGGGCCAAGGACCGAGGCCGCCGTCCGGGCCGCGGCGGCGGTGGCCCCGGCGCATCTGGCCGACGCCTACGGCATCGCGCGGCGCAACTATTACTATGCGCTGGCCGACGTTCGCCCGGCCAGCCGCAAGTTCGCGCGGCGCAAGGACGGCGGCAAGGGCGGCTGGATCACCCGGGCCGAGGAGTTCATCGCCCCCCGCCATCACCTGACCGACGCGCAGCACCGCGAAAGGACCGCCCGATGGGCATGA
- a CDS encoding holin family protein, whose amino-acid sequence MGMIDRFLTRSGGIAAVTEAAGSVAEIFTPNVTRRMELDEEAYARAIGQAQAEFSQAPHTWWDSLMNGLNRLPRPLLTLGTIGLFGYAMVDPPGFSARMEGLALVPEPLWWLMGAIVSFYFGAREAHYFRRRVWPSAKVRTTVAGDAGWTAPQVPVDEGWRAPLVPTAPDAAAEATPAASFTLSEDDFADNAALRDWARSLRG is encoded by the coding sequence ATGGGCATGATCGACCGCTTTCTCACGCGTTCCGGCGGGATCGCCGCCGTGACCGAGGCCGCCGGCAGCGTGGCCGAGATCTTCACCCCCAACGTCACCCGTCGGATGGAACTGGACGAGGAGGCCTATGCCCGCGCCATTGGCCAGGCGCAGGCCGAATTCAGCCAGGCTCCACACACATGGTGGGACAGCCTGATGAACGGGCTGAACCGCCTGCCGCGCCCGCTGCTGACCCTGGGCACCATCGGGCTGTTCGGCTATGCGATGGTCGATCCGCCCGGCTTCTCGGCACGTATGGAGGGTCTGGCGCTGGTGCCCGAGCCGCTGTGGTGGCTGATGGGCGCCATCGTCAGCTTCTACTTCGGCGCGCGCGAGGCGCATTACTTCCGCAGGCGGGTCTGGCCCTCTGCCAAGGTCCGCACCACGGTCGCGGGCGATGCAGGCTGGACCGCGCCGCAGGTTCCCGTGGACGAGGGCTGGCGCGCACCCCTTGTCCCGACCGCCCCCGACGCAGCGGCGGAAGCCACCCCGGCCGCGTCCTTCACGCTGTCCGAGGACGATTTCGCCGACAACGCCGCGCTGCGGGACTGGGCGCGGTCGCTGCGGGGCTGA
- a CDS encoding heme lyase CcmF/NrfE family subunit, translating into MIAELGHFALILALGVALFQAVVPMAGAARGWPAWMDSARPAAVAQFGLLGIAFAALTVAFITSDFSVALVYENSHSAKPMIYKITGVWGNHEGSMLMWVLILALFGATAASFGEHLPPGLRARVLAVQGAIGASFLAFIIFTSNPFARMSPPAFDGRDLNPLLQDPGLAFHPPFLYLGYVGLSMSFSFAVAALIEGRVDAAWARWVRPWTLAAWVFLTIGIALGSWWAYYELGWGGFWFWDPVENASFMPWLIAAALLHSAIVVEKREALKSWTILLAILAFGFSLVGTFIVRSGVITSVHSFASDPARGVFILGITAFFVGGALTLYAARAGAMTTRGVFAPVSREGALLLNNLLLAVACFVVFIGTIWPLVAEMMWDRRLSVGAPFFEKAFTPFMIALAVALPIGSILPWKRGSIARASRTLMPAAILTLAVAALVYAVSTGNSGLAVIGTALGTWIIAGAALDIWQRAGGQAGRLLRLPRADWGRVVAHAGLGVTFVGISLLMAWSVEDIRVAREGETFEVAGYQITLEDVSEVQGPNYISTTAALRVMRDGREIGVLHPEKRVYPVQAMPTTEAAIRTSFVGDLYLVIGDPQQGGGWAVRSYVKPFAFWIWMGSGLMALGGLISLTDRRWRVAATARKPAPRAVAAE; encoded by the coding sequence ATGATTGCCGAGCTTGGACATTTCGCGCTGATCCTCGCCCTTGGCGTCGCGTTGTTCCAGGCGGTCGTGCCGATGGCCGGCGCCGCGCGCGGCTGGCCCGCCTGGATGGACAGCGCCCGCCCCGCGGCGGTGGCGCAGTTCGGGCTGCTGGGCATCGCCTTCGCGGCGCTGACAGTGGCCTTCATCACCTCGGATTTCAGCGTGGCGCTGGTCTACGAGAACAGCCACTCGGCCAAGCCGATGATCTACAAGATCACCGGCGTCTGGGGGAACCACGAGGGGTCCATGCTGATGTGGGTTCTGATCCTCGCCCTGTTCGGCGCGACGGCGGCCAGCTTCGGCGAGCATCTGCCGCCCGGGTTGCGCGCCCGCGTGCTGGCGGTGCAGGGGGCGATCGGGGCCTCGTTCCTGGCCTTCATCATCTTCACGTCGAACCCCTTCGCGCGGATGAGCCCGCCCGCCTTCGACGGGCGAGACCTGAACCCGCTGCTGCAGGACCCCGGATTGGCCTTTCATCCGCCGTTCCTTTACCTCGGCTACGTCGGCCTCTCGATGTCCTTCAGCTTCGCCGTGGCCGCTCTGATCGAGGGGCGGGTGGATGCTGCATGGGCGCGCTGGGTGCGGCCCTGGACGCTGGCTGCGTGGGTGTTCCTGACCATCGGCATCGCGCTGGGGTCATGGTGGGCCTATTACGAGCTTGGCTGGGGCGGCTTCTGGTTCTGGGACCCGGTGGAAAACGCCAGCTTCATGCCTTGGCTGATCGCCGCGGCCCTGCTGCATTCCGCCATCGTCGTCGAAAAGCGCGAGGCGCTGAAAAGCTGGACGATCCTTCTGGCAATCCTCGCCTTCGGCTTCTCGCTGGTGGGGACGTTCATCGTGCGCTCGGGCGTCATCACCTCGGTCCACAGCTTCGCCAGCGATCCGGCGCGGGGGGTGTTTATCCTCGGCATCACCGCCTTCTTCGTGGGCGGGGCGCTGACGCTTTATGCGGCGCGGGCAGGGGCCATGACAACACGAGGGGTCTTCGCCCCGGTGTCGCGGGAAGGGGCCTTGCTGCTGAACAACCTGCTGCTGGCGGTCGCCTGCTTCGTGGTCTTCATCGGCACGATCTGGCCGCTGGTCGCGGAAATGATGTGGGACCGCCGCCTGTCCGTCGGTGCGCCGTTCTTTGAAAAGGCCTTCACGCCCTTCATGATCGCGCTGGCCGTGGCGCTGCCCATCGGCTCGATCCTGCCGTGGAAACGCGGCAGCATCGCCCGCGCCAGCCGGACGCTGATGCCCGCCGCGATCCTGACACTGGCGGTTGCCGCGCTGGTCTATGCGGTATCCACCGGCAACAGCGGGCTTGCCGTCATCGGCACGGCGCTGGGCACCTGGATCATCGCCGGCGCCGCCCTGGACATCTGGCAGCGGGCAGGCGGGCAGGCCGGACGCCTGTTGCGGCTGCCGCGCGCCGACTGGGGCCGGGTCGTGGCCCATGCGGGACTCGGCGTCACCTTTGTCGGCATCAGCCTGCTCATGGCCTGGTCGGTCGAGGACATCCGCGTCGCGCGCGAAGGCGAAACCTTCGAGGTTGCCGGATACCAGATCACGCTTGAGGACGTATCCGAGGTGCAGGGTCCGAACTACATCTCGACCACCGCCGCCTTGCGGGTAATGCGCGACGGGCGCGAGATCGGCGTGCTGCATCCCGAAAAGCGCGTCTATCCGGTGCAGGCGATGCCGACGACCGAGGCGGCGATCCGCACCTCCTTCGTGGGCGATCTTTATCTTGTCATCGGCGATCCGCAGCAAGGCGGGGGATGGGCGGTCCGCAGCTATGTCAAGCCCTTCGCCTTCTGGATCTGGATGGGGTCGGGGCTGATGGCACTGGGGGGCCTCATCAGCCTGACCGACCGGCGCTGGCGGGTGGCCGCGACCGCGCGCAAGCCCGCCCCGCGTGCGGTGGCCGCGGAATGA
- a CDS encoding cytochrome c-type biogenesis protein: MRAIATVLALVAAQATWAVQPDEVLADPALEHRAREIGQMLRCPVCQGENIDESNAPISRDLRLYVRERLVAGDSDVQVIDAVTDRFGEFVLFQPRAEGGNLILYWAGPLMALVAAVGAFLFLRGRRPEAAPAPAGLTAEERARLDALMRDQES; encoded by the coding sequence CTGCGGGCAATTGCTACCGTGCTTGCACTGGTCGCGGCACAGGCGACATGGGCCGTGCAGCCCGACGAGGTGCTGGCAGACCCTGCGCTTGAGCATCGCGCCCGCGAGATCGGTCAGATGCTGCGCTGCCCCGTCTGCCAGGGCGAGAACATCGATGAATCGAACGCGCCGATCAGCCGCGACCTGCGGCTGTATGTCCGCGAGCGGCTGGTTGCCGGCGACAGCGACGTGCAGGTGATCGACGCGGTGACCGACCGCTTCGGCGAGTTCGTTTTGTTCCAACCGAGGGCCGAGGGCGGGAACCTCATCCTCTACTGGGCCGGGCCGCTGATGGCGCTGGTTGCCGCCGTGGGGGCATTCCTGTTCCTGCGCGGACGCCGGCCCGAGGCGGCGCCTGCGCCTGCGGGGCTTACGGCCGAGGAACGGGCGCGGCTCGACGCGCTGATGCGCGATCAGGAAAGCTGA
- a CDS encoding DNA mismatch repair protein MutT: MTTPAPLAHPSDPARSGKPAADRIRDAATVILIDRDRTGGPSVLMGMRGAGAAFMPSKYVFPGGAVDAEDDAPCPDALSDQCRGRLAAEPLAGASVTPDALACAALREMVEETGLTLAPSADDPLLFVFRAITPPGRPRRFDARFFLIDARNIVGDRDDFSGACDELSHLHWVPLTEARALDLPFITEVVLAEVEALVRAADGGPLHVPRTVPFFDNRGSEPRFLQLS; this comes from the coding sequence GTGACCACGCCCGCGCCCCTCGCCCACCCGTCCGACCCCGCGCGGTCCGGCAAGCCGGCGGCGGACCGCATCCGCGATGCGGCGACGGTGATCCTGATCGACCGGGACCGGACCGGCGGCCCTTCCGTCCTGATGGGGATGCGGGGGGCGGGCGCGGCCTTCATGCCCTCGAAATACGTATTTCCCGGCGGGGCGGTGGATGCCGAGGACGACGCGCCCTGCCCTGACGCGCTGTCGGACCAGTGCCGTGGCCGGCTTGCGGCCGAGCCTCTGGCAGGCGCCAGCGTCACGCCAGACGCGCTCGCCTGCGCGGCGCTGCGCGAGATGGTCGAGGAAACCGGCCTGACCCTTGCGCCGTCCGCCGACGATCCGTTGCTGTTCGTCTTCCGTGCGATCACGCCGCCCGGTCGCCCGCGCCGCTTTGACGCCCGCTTTTTCCTGATCGACGCGCGCAACATCGTCGGCGACCGCGACGACTTTTCCGGCGCCTGCGATGAGCTGAGCCACCTGCACTGGGTCCCGCTGACCGAGGCCCGTGCCCTTGACCTGCCCTTCATCACCGAGGTCGTGCTGGCCGAGGTCGAGGCGCTGGTCCGCGCTGCAGACGGCGGTCCGCTGCATGTGCCCCGGACCGTGCCCTTCTTCGACAATCGCGGGTCCGAGCCGCGTTTTCTTCAGCTTTCCTGA
- a CDS encoding DUF983 domain-containing protein encodes MTLRTEHAPAERVLGEAVRRGALGRCPNCGQARIFTGYLRVKDHCPNCNEELHHHRADDGPAYVTILIVGHVATVLLLTVYMLYRPSSEVLMAVFLGGSLVASLILLPIIKGAWVGMQWAKRMHGFDGAGEDRPPQP; translated from the coding sequence ATGACTCTGAGGACCGAACATGCACCCGCCGAACGCGTTCTGGGCGAGGCGGTGCGGCGCGGTGCGCTCGGGCGCTGCCCCAACTGCGGGCAGGCGCGGATCTTCACCGGCTACCTGCGCGTCAAGGATCACTGCCCGAACTGCAACGAGGAACTGCACCACCACCGCGCCGACGACGGCCCGGCCTATGTGACGATCCTCATCGTCGGGCATGTGGCGACCGTTCTTCTGCTGACGGTCTACATGCTCTATCGCCCCTCGTCCGAGGTGCTGATGGCGGTGTTCCTCGGCGGCTCGCTGGTGGCCTCGCTGATCCTGCTGCCGATCATCAAGGGCGCTTGGGTCGGGATGCAATGGGCCAAGCGGATGCACGGCTTCGACGGCGCGGGCGAGGATCGGCCCCCGCAGCCGTGA
- the eno gene encoding phosphopyruvate hydratase, with protein MTAIIDIFAREILDSRGNPTVEVDVTLEDGTMGRAAVPSGASTGAHEAVEKRDGDTARYLGKGVLEAVASVNGELSEALIGEDATEQLAIDRMMCELDGTANKGRLGANAILGVSLAVAKAAAEATGQPLYRYVGGTGARILPVPMMNIINGGEHADNPIDIQEFMVMPVSAENIREAVRMGSEVFHTLKKELSAAGLATGVGDEGGFAPNLSSTRDALDFILRSIEKAGYKPGDDIMLSLDCASTEYFKDGRYEMVGEGKSFTSAENVDWLAALCADYPILSIEDGCAEDDWDGWRLLTEKLGSSVQLVGDDLFVTNPARLAEGIAQGCGNSLLVKVNQIGTLSETLDAVRMADRAGYTSVMSHRSGETEDATIADLAVATNCGQIKTGSLARSDRLAKYNQLIRIEEMLGATAEYAGRSILRR; from the coding sequence ATGACCGCCATCATCGACATCTTTGCGCGCGAGATCCTCGACAGCCGCGGCAATCCCACCGTCGAGGTGGACGTGACGCTCGAAGACGGCACGATGGGCCGGGCGGCGGTGCCGTCGGGCGCGTCCACCGGCGCGCATGAGGCGGTGGAAAAGCGCGACGGCGACACGGCGCGCTACCTGGGCAAGGGCGTGCTGGAGGCCGTGGCCTCGGTCAACGGCGAGCTTTCCGAGGCGCTGATCGGCGAGGACGCGACCGAGCAACTGGCCATCGACCGCATGATGTGTGAGCTGGACGGCACCGCCAACAAGGGCCGACTGGGCGCGAACGCCATCCTCGGCGTGTCGCTGGCCGTCGCCAAGGCCGCGGCCGAGGCGACCGGCCAGCCGCTCTACCGCTATGTCGGCGGCACGGGCGCGCGCATCCTGCCGGTGCCGATGATGAACATCATCAACGGCGGCGAGCACGCCGACAACCCGATCGACATCCAGGAATTCATGGTGATGCCGGTCAGCGCGGAGAACATCCGCGAGGCCGTCCGCATGGGGTCCGAGGTCTTCCACACGCTGAAGAAGGAACTGTCGGCGGCGGGCTTGGCGACCGGCGTGGGCGACGAAGGGGGCTTTGCGCCGAACCTGTCCTCCACACGCGACGCGCTCGACTTCATCCTGCGCTCGATCGAGAAGGCCGGCTACAAGCCGGGCGACGACATCATGCTGTCGCTCGACTGCGCCTCGACCGAATACTTCAAGGACGGCCGCTACGAGATGGTCGGCGAAGGCAAGTCCTTCACCTCGGCCGAGAACGTGGACTGGCTCGCCGCGCTCTGCGCCGACTACCCGATCCTGTCCATCGAGGACGGCTGCGCCGAGGACGACTGGGACGGCTGGCGCCTGCTGACCGAGAAGCTGGGCAGCTCGGTCCAGCTTGTGGGCGACGACCTGTTCGTGACCAACCCGGCGCGGCTGGCCGAGGGGATCGCCCAAGGCTGCGGCAACTCGCTGCTGGTCAAGGTCAACCAGATCGGCACCCTGTCTGAAACGCTGGACGCGGTGCGGATGGCGGATCGGGCGGGCTACACCTCGGTCATGTCGCACCGCTCGGGCGAGACCGAGGACGCCACCATCGCCGATCTCGCGGTCGCGACCAACTGCGGGCAGATCAAGACCGGCAGCCTCGCGCGCTCCGACCGGCTGGCGAAATACAACCAGCTCATCCGCATCGAGGAAATGCTGGGCGCAACCGCCGAATACGCGGGCCGCTCGATCCTGAGGAGGTGA
- a CDS encoding endonuclease/exonuclease/phosphatase family protein — MRLRLASYNLHKCRGTFGPYAPERNLEVIAGLGADVVALQEVDFRMGQRPEALPRNMIESATGLVPVEHRRTSDQSLGWHGQTILLRPDLVEHARSQPLALPGVEPRGAVMLRLPELTVIATHLGLMRSSRRAQLARLAAKVGRAGGNPVVLTGDFNEWRGERGLEALTDLDVIAPGESWPAAAPQLRYDRIAVSPGIEVLDCGVLDTPLARIASDHLPIWADLWVRGQG, encoded by the coding sequence ATGCGCCTGCGCCTTGCCAGCTACAACCTGCACAAGTGCCGGGGCACCTTCGGCCCCTATGCGCCCGAGCGGAACCTCGAGGTCATCGCCGGCCTCGGCGCCGATGTGGTGGCGCTGCAGGAGGTCGATTTCCGCATGGGCCAGCGTCCCGAGGCCCTGCCCCGCAACATGATCGAATCGGCGACGGGGCTGGTGCCGGTCGAACACCGCCGCACCTCGGACCAGTCGCTGGGCTGGCACGGGCAGACGATCCTGCTGCGCCCGGATCTGGTCGAACACGCGCGTTCCCAGCCTTTGGCGCTGCCGGGGGTGGAACCGCGCGGCGCGGTCATGCTGCGGCTGCCGGAACTGACGGTGATCGCCACCCACCTGGGGCTGATGCGCTCGTCGCGGCGGGCGCAGCTTGCGCGGCTGGCCGCCAAGGTCGGGCGGGCCGGCGGCAACCCCGTGGTGCTGACGGGCGACTTCAATGAATGGCGGGGCGAGCGCGGGCTTGAGGCGCTGACCGACCTTGACGTGATCGCGCCGGGGGAAAGCTGGCCCGCCGCCGCGCCGCAACTGCGCTATGACCGCATCGCGGTCTCGCCCGGCATCGAGGTGCTGGACTGCGGCGTGCTGGACACGCCGCTTGCCCGCATCGCCTCGGACCACCTGCCGATCTGGGCCGATCTCTGGGTACGCGGGCAGGGCTGA
- a CDS encoding YdiU family protein has translation MTQPIAFDNSYARLGPGFFTRTPPTPVAQPGLIAVNDALAQRLGIDADWLRGPQGLAMIAGNTPPEGAEPIAQAYAGHQFGGLSPQLGDGRAVLLGEVVAPDGGRFDIQLKGSGPTPFSRRGDGRAWLGPVLREYAVSEFMHAMGVPTTRALAAVTTGEVVLRESALPGAVLTRVASSHIRVGTFEFFAIRGDTDRLRALADHVIARHYPDASSPMDLLGQVVARQAETISHWMALGFVHGVMNTDNMAVSGETIDYGPCAFMDAYHPDTVFSSIDRHGRYAWSQQPQVAVWNLAQLASCLLPLMPDPEAAVPEATRIVHGFPALYQAAWLKRFADKLGLAEAAMEDRPLVERLLTMMAQQEADFTRTFRGLVTGETAAEFADPQPFRDWERDWRARGPDLGLAARANPARIPRNHRIQQAIDAGVTGDFAPFNRLALAVTHPLDDRADWADLALPPATGEEVRVTYCGT, from the coding sequence ATGACCCAGCCCATCGCCTTCGACAACAGCTACGCCCGGCTCGGCCCCGGCTTCTTCACCCGGACCCCGCCGACCCCGGTCGCCCAGCCCGGCCTGATCGCAGTCAATGACGCACTTGCACAACGGCTCGGCATTGACGCGGACTGGCTGCGCGGCCCGCAGGGACTGGCGATGATCGCCGGGAACACGCCCCCCGAGGGCGCCGAGCCGATCGCCCAGGCCTATGCCGGCCACCAGTTTGGCGGCCTGTCGCCCCAGCTTGGCGATGGCCGCGCGGTGCTGCTGGGCGAGGTCGTGGCCCCTGACGGCGGGCGCTTCGACATTCAGCTCAAGGGCTCCGGCCCCACCCCCTTTTCGCGCCGGGGCGATGGCCGCGCCTGGCTTGGTCCGGTGCTGCGCGAATACGCGGTCAGCGAGTTCATGCACGCCATGGGGGTCCCCACCACCCGCGCCCTTGCTGCCGTCACGACCGGAGAGGTCGTCTTGCGCGAATCCGCCCTGCCCGGCGCGGTCCTGACCCGCGTGGCGTCCAGCCACATCCGCGTCGGCACCTTCGAGTTCTTCGCCATCCGTGGCGATACGGACCGGCTGCGGGCGCTGGCCGATCATGTCATCGCCCGCCACTACCCGGATGCATCCTCGCCCATGGACCTGCTTGGCCAGGTCGTCGCGCGGCAGGCGGAGACCATATCGCACTGGATGGCGCTGGGCTTCGTCCATGGCGTCATGAACACCGACAACATGGCCGTGTCGGGCGAAACCATCGACTACGGCCCCTGCGCCTTCATGGACGCCTATCACCCCGACACGGTGTTTTCGTCCATCGACCGCCACGGCCGCTATGCCTGGTCCCAGCAGCCGCAGGTCGCCGTATGGAATCTCGCGCAGCTTGCGTCCTGCCTTTTGCCGCTGATGCCCGATCCCGAGGCGGCGGTGCCTGAAGCCACCCGGATCGTCCACGGCTTCCCCGCCCTTTATCAGGCAGCTTGGCTCAAGCGCTTCGCCGACAAGCTGGGGCTGGCCGAGGCCGCGATGGAGGACCGCCCGCTGGTCGAGCGCCTGCTGACGATGATGGCCCAGCAGGAAGCCGACTTCACCCGCACATTCCGGGGCCTCGTGACCGGAGAGACTGCAGCCGAGTTCGCCGACCCCCAGCCTTTCCGTGACTGGGAACGCGACTGGCGCGCGCGCGGCCCCGACCTGGGCCTCGCGGCGCGGGCGAACCCCGCCCGCATCCCCCGCAACCACCGCATCCAGCAGGCCATCGACGCGGGCGTAACGGGCGACTTCGCCCCCTTTAACCGACTCGCCCTCGCCGTGACCCACCCCCTCGACGACCGCGCCGACTGGGCCGACCTCGCCCTGCCCCCGGCCACGGGCGAGGAAGTGCGCGTGACCTATTGCGGCACCTGA
- the obgE gene encoding GTPase ObgE, producing the protein MKFLDLAKVYIRSGGGGAGAVSFRREKFIEYGGPDGGDGGRGGDVWAEAVEGLNTLIDFRYQQHFFAKSGQHGMGAQRTGASGDDIVLKVPVGTEILDEDQETVIADLTEAGQRVLLAKGGNGGFGNLYFKSSTNRAPRHANPGLPGVERTLWLRLKLIADAGLVGLPNAGKSTFLAAVSNARPKIADYPFTTLVPNLGVVGIDGHEFVMADIPGLIEGASEGKGLGDQFLGHVERSNVLLHLVDGTSEEVAADARTILTELEAYSPVLAEKPRITVLNKIDALDEETRAERLAALQAEVGGQVLSMSGVSREGLTEVLRALWEKIVPTRAPKVEKTTTWQP; encoded by the coding sequence ATGAAGTTCCTCGATCTTGCCAAGGTCTATATCCGCTCGGGCGGCGGCGGCGCGGGCGCGGTGTCCTTCCGGCGCGAGAAGTTCATCGAATACGGGGGCCCGGATGGCGGCGACGGCGGTCGCGGCGGCGATGTCTGGGCTGAGGCGGTTGAGGGGCTGAACACCCTGATCGACTTCCGCTATCAGCAGCATTTCTTTGCGAAATCCGGCCAGCACGGCATGGGGGCGCAGCGCACCGGCGCGAGCGGAGACGATATCGTGCTGAAGGTGCCGGTCGGGACCGAGATCCTCGACGAGGATCAGGAGACGGTGATCGCCGACCTGACCGAGGCCGGGCAGCGCGTATTGCTGGCTAAGGGCGGCAACGGCGGCTTCGGGAACCTGTATTTCAAGTCCTCGACCAACCGCGCGCCGCGTCATGCCAACCCCGGCCTGCCGGGGGTGGAACGGACGCTGTGGCTGCGGCTGAAGCTGATCGCCGATGCGGGGCTGGTCGGGCTGCCCAACGCGGGCAAGTCCACCTTTCTGGCCGCCGTGTCGAACGCCCGGCCCAAGATCGCGGACTATCCCTTTACCACGCTGGTCCCGAACCTCGGCGTGGTCGGCATCGACGGGCATGAGTTCGTGATGGCCGACATTCCCGGGCTGATCGAAGGGGCCAGCGAGGGCAAGGGTCTGGGCGACCAGTTCCTTGGCCATGTGGAACGCTCGAACGTGCTGCTGCATCTGGTGGATGGCACGTCCGAGGAGGTGGCGGCGGATGCCCGCACGATCCTGACCGAGCTTGAGGCCTATTCGCCGGTTCTGGCCGAGAAGCCGCGCATCACCGTCCTGAACAAGATCGACGCGCTGGACGAAGAGACCCGGGCCGAGCGTCTGGCCGCCCTGCAGGCGGAAGTCGGCGGGCAGGTGCTGTCCATGTCCGGTGTCTCGCGCGAGGGGCTGACCGAGGTGCTGCGCGCCTTGTGGGAGAAGATCGTGCCGACCCGCGCGCCGAAGGTCGAGAAAACGACGACATGGCAGCCGTGA